A genomic region of Dendrosporobacter quercicolus contains the following coding sequences:
- a CDS encoding TonB-dependent receptor, which produces MKKNLSPARKRLLYALIGGSLVWYTPFTAYAAVPEETAASPRQAAQQEKPAEFTLEKIDVTASREALPPVYAGGQVARGGNIGVLGNKDFMDTPFSITSYTAQSIEDWQADTLHDVLVNDSSIRFGTSAGHVNENFIIRGLEVNNSSLYFHGMQGLAPQYRVPVEFLERVEVLKGPSSFLYGGVNTSVGGAVNLVPKRAGEEDITNFTASYAAEAHFGGHIDIGRRFGRNKEWGVRFNGLYADGDTETDGQSRERLLGSLGLDYRQERLRLSLDAFGSQENFENGLVSMYRLDKGYVKAPDGSTNAYKGTWGAARNNGLLFKSEYDLNDNLTAYAGIGKVSINATGLINGNHIFSLQSDGTALIRNVYKQYFWTDTTSSEVGMRGAYQTGSVKHQLVLGANFVNSDSSSVFNQGTGNYPTNIYNPPSLAEEFNKLAWKGKGSKTATTELSSYLLADTLSFDEEKVQLTLGIRRQNVETKNFNANTGVQTSSYDAHANTPVAGLVVKPWGESVALYANYIEMLSPGRTVNDLTYSNYGQTLAPYKSKQHEFGVKWDKGRFANTLAFFQITKPSLTVFNNVQGYDGKQKNRGIEWSAFGQVAKNLRLLGGVTYLRGELVRLATASAANEGNTPYGIPKWQMNAGVEWDTPWNPDLTLSLRAVYSGTQYLNDSNSEKLPGWVRYDFGARYKTTVNSVPVTFRASVDNLFNKQYWSGAFGDNLVTLGGPRTVKLSATMNF; this is translated from the coding sequence ATGAAGAAAAACCTTTCTCCCGCCAGAAAACGTTTGCTTTACGCCTTAATTGGCGGCAGCCTGGTCTGGTACACGCCGTTCACCGCCTATGCCGCGGTTCCGGAGGAAACGGCGGCTTCACCCCGGCAAGCCGCGCAGCAAGAAAAGCCGGCTGAGTTTACGCTTGAAAAAATAGACGTTACCGCCAGCCGTGAAGCACTGCCGCCCGTTTATGCCGGCGGCCAGGTGGCCCGCGGCGGCAACATCGGCGTACTGGGCAACAAGGACTTTATGGACACGCCTTTCAGCATCACCAGTTATACCGCCCAGTCCATCGAAGACTGGCAGGCCGATACATTGCATGATGTGCTTGTCAACGATTCTTCCATCCGTTTCGGCACCTCTGCCGGACATGTGAATGAAAATTTCATCATCCGCGGCCTGGAAGTCAATAACAGCAGTCTTTATTTTCATGGGATGCAGGGCCTGGCGCCGCAGTATCGCGTGCCGGTCGAATTTCTCGAACGGGTGGAAGTGCTCAAAGGACCCAGCTCTTTTCTCTATGGCGGCGTGAACACCTCGGTGGGCGGCGCTGTCAACCTGGTGCCTAAGCGGGCCGGTGAGGAAGACATCACCAACTTTACCGCCAGCTACGCCGCCGAAGCCCATTTCGGCGGCCATATCGACATCGGACGCCGCTTCGGCCGGAATAAAGAATGGGGCGTTCGCTTCAACGGACTGTATGCGGACGGCGATACCGAAACCGACGGCCAGTCCCGAGAACGGCTGCTGGGCTCTCTGGGACTGGATTATCGCCAGGAGCGCTTACGCCTGTCTCTGGATGCTTTTGGCTCACAGGAAAACTTTGAAAACGGGCTTGTCTCCATGTATCGTTTAGACAAAGGCTATGTGAAGGCGCCTGACGGCTCGACCAATGCGTATAAAGGCACATGGGGCGCAGCCCGGAATAACGGGCTGCTGTTTAAGAGCGAATATGACCTGAATGACAATTTAACCGCCTATGCCGGCATTGGCAAAGTGTCCATTAACGCAACCGGCCTGATCAACGGCAACCACATCTTTAGTCTTCAATCGGATGGAACGGCGCTTATCCGGAATGTTTATAAGCAATACTTCTGGACCGACACCACCTCTTCGGAAGTGGGAATGCGCGGTGCTTATCAGACCGGCTCGGTAAAACATCAGCTGGTTTTAGGCGCTAACTTTGTGAACAGCGATTCTTCCAGCGTTTTTAATCAGGGAACCGGAAACTATCCTACAAATATTTACAATCCTCCTTCGCTGGCTGAAGAATTCAACAAGCTGGCTTGGAAAGGCAAAGGCTCAAAAACGGCCACTACCGAGCTATCCAGTTATCTTTTGGCCGATACCCTTTCTTTTGACGAGGAAAAAGTGCAGTTAACGCTGGGCATACGGCGGCAAAATGTGGAAACGAAAAATTTTAACGCCAACACCGGCGTCCAGACATCTTCCTATGATGCCCACGCCAATACTCCCGTAGCCGGTCTCGTCGTCAAACCGTGGGGCGAATCGGTGGCGCTTTACGCCAACTACATTGAGATGCTTTCGCCCGGCCGGACAGTTAATGATCTGACGTATAGCAATTATGGTCAAACGCTGGCGCCATATAAAAGCAAACAACACGAGTTCGGCGTCAAATGGGACAAAGGCCGCTTTGCCAATACCCTCGCCTTTTTCCAGATCACAAAGCCAAGCTTGACCGTGTTCAATAATGTGCAGGGCTATGACGGTAAACAGAAAAACCGCGGCATTGAATGGAGTGCTTTCGGGCAGGTGGCCAAAAATCTGCGTCTGCTGGGCGGGGTCACCTATTTGAGAGGAGAACTGGTTCGCCTTGCAACCGCCTCTGCCGCCAACGAAGGCAACACGCCTTACGGGATTCCCAAATGGCAGATGAACGCCGGCGTGGAATGGGATACTCCCTGGAATCCCGATTTGACGCTTTCCCTGCGGGCCGTATACTCCGGGACGCAGTATCTCAACGATTCCAATAGTGAAAAGCTGCCAGGCTGGGTTCGCTATGACTTCGGCGCGCGGTACAAAACTACGGTCAACAGCGTTCCGGTCACCTTCCGGGCCAGTGTGGACAATCTCTTCAATAAGCAGTACTGGTCAGGCGCCTTTGGCGATAATCTGGTTACCCTGGGCGGGCCACGCACCGTGAAACTTTCGGCCACCATGAACTTCTAA
- a CDS encoding helix-turn-helix domain-containing protein: MNVNQLVDYYAQTPLFFQDIFMDGALPGNQATGGRTGEGCCGLIIPLAGSACFALNGTAYVLEPGMIVHAGSDMQLDKAVLGSKTWRYAVIHYQIFEQHSTGSSCYDRHFNIPTGPSPRITTMVQQLLACSARPDSLALLRSKTLFTNLIEETVLAAKRQHKDNHGELIADAVAFMHENYAEQISIAQLAAQYGFNGKRFAEIFQKHIAMAPVVYLSKFRIDRAKDLLKSCGCTVAEIAECVGYKDAAYFSRLFKKQVGISPTAFREQSGKSLC; the protein is encoded by the coding sequence ATGAACGTCAATCAACTAGTCGATTACTATGCCCAAACGCCGCTGTTTTTTCAGGATATTTTTATGGACGGGGCTTTACCGGGCAATCAAGCCACCGGGGGCAGGACCGGCGAGGGCTGCTGCGGTCTGATTATTCCTTTGGCCGGCAGCGCCTGCTTTGCCTTAAATGGAACAGCCTATGTCCTGGAGCCTGGCATGATTGTTCATGCCGGCTCGGATATGCAGCTGGACAAAGCGGTCCTTGGCAGCAAAACATGGCGCTATGCCGTGATCCATTACCAAATTTTCGAGCAGCACTCAACCGGATCTTCCTGTTACGACCGGCATTTCAACATTCCCACCGGACCCAGTCCCCGCATAACCACCATGGTGCAGCAGCTTCTGGCCTGCAGCGCCAGGCCTGACAGCCTGGCGCTGCTGCGCTCTAAAACGCTATTCACAAATCTGATTGAGGAAACTGTCCTTGCGGCCAAACGTCAGCACAAGGACAATCATGGCGAACTGATTGCCGACGCTGTAGCGTTTATGCATGAAAATTATGCAGAACAAATTTCAATTGCGCAGCTAGCCGCACAATACGGGTTCAACGGCAAACGCTTCGCCGAGATTTTTCAAAAGCATATCGCTATGGCGCCGGTCGTGTATCTAAGTAAATTCCGCATTGACCGGGCGAAGGATTTGTTAAAAAGCTGCGGCTGCACAGTGGCGGAAATTGCAGAATGCGTGGGCTATAAGGACGCTGCTTATTTCAGCAGATTGTTTAAAAAACAGGTTGGTATTTCCCCTACCGCCTTCCGGGAGCAAAGCGGGAAAAGTCTATGCTAG
- a CDS encoding ABC transporter ATP-binding protein, protein MIRRFIQYYRPYRELFCLDFSCAVAAAILELCFPLTVSYIVDKLVPTENWVLILIACTALVGVYIVNTGLKAVVNFWGEKLGMYIETDLRIELYDHLQKLSFRFFDNRKTGHLVSRISNDLLDVGNMAHYGPEHFFIAVATLLGAMVLMFQANWGLALVMSLLVAVLLGLNIYFTRAMTASRGRLFKTIGGFVSRLEDGIGGIRVVQSFANEEHQKKLFIADNHRFCTAKVEGFKHIAKNEAATYLLMSLLPVVALLGGSWFSIQGEMTNGDLFSFILLSNVMLAPIRMLAAFSVRFPNGLAGFKRFVELMDIEPEIKDAPDATAVTVVRGDICYEDVTFGYDRNQRVLKQINLCIRAGETVAFVGPSGAGKTTLCSLLPRFYEPDAGRITIDGTDIRSMTLHSLRRQIGVVQQEVFLFGGTIRENIQFGKLGATESEVWEAAKRAQLDTFICAQPDGLDTLIGERGVKLSGGQKQRLSIARMFLKNPPILILDEATSSLDTLTEAAIQQSLAELSKDRTTLIIAHRLATVRTADRIVVLTEQGISEQGSHEELLLRDGDYRRLHQAQAV, encoded by the coding sequence TTGATCAGACGCTTTATCCAATATTATCGTCCCTATCGGGAGCTGTTCTGCCTGGACTTTTCCTGTGCTGTGGCTGCCGCCATTCTGGAGCTGTGCTTTCCGCTGACCGTCAGTTATATCGTAGACAAGCTCGTGCCTACCGAAAACTGGGTCCTAATTTTGATTGCCTGCACAGCCCTGGTTGGCGTGTATATTGTCAATACGGGGTTGAAGGCTGTAGTAAATTTTTGGGGCGAAAAGCTGGGCATGTACATTGAAACAGATCTGCGCATTGAACTGTATGATCATCTGCAAAAGCTGTCTTTCCGCTTCTTCGACAACCGGAAGACCGGTCATCTGGTGTCCAGAATTTCGAACGATTTGCTGGATGTGGGCAATATGGCGCATTACGGACCGGAGCATTTCTTTATTGCCGTCGCTACATTGCTTGGCGCAATGGTCCTCATGTTCCAGGCCAACTGGGGCCTGGCGCTTGTTATGAGCCTGCTGGTGGCTGTGCTGCTGGGGCTGAACATCTATTTCACGCGCGCCATGACCGCTTCCAGGGGCCGTCTGTTTAAGACAATCGGCGGGTTTGTATCCCGTTTGGAGGACGGAATAGGCGGTATCAGGGTGGTTCAGTCCTTCGCCAACGAGGAGCATCAAAAAAAGTTGTTTATTGCCGACAATCACCGCTTTTGTACCGCAAAGGTGGAGGGCTTTAAACATATCGCCAAAAATGAAGCGGCAACGTATCTGCTGATGAGTCTGCTGCCGGTCGTGGCCCTGCTCGGAGGCAGCTGGTTTTCTATCCAGGGAGAAATGACCAACGGAGATTTGTTTAGTTTCATTCTATTGTCCAATGTTATGCTTGCTCCCATCCGGATGCTGGCCGCTTTTTCGGTGCGTTTTCCCAACGGCCTGGCCGGGTTTAAGAGATTTGTGGAATTAATGGACATTGAGCCTGAAATTAAGGATGCGCCGGATGCGACGGCGGTAACGGTGGTCCGGGGAGATATCTGCTACGAAGATGTGACCTTTGGCTACGACCGAAACCAGCGGGTGCTGAAGCAGATCAATCTTTGTATCCGGGCCGGTGAGACAGTGGCGTTTGTCGGCCCCTCCGGGGCGGGAAAAACCACACTGTGCAGCCTGCTCCCCCGCTTTTACGAGCCGGACGCCGGTCGTATTACCATTGATGGGACGGATATCCGCAGTATGACGCTGCACTCCCTGCGCCGGCAGATCGGTGTGGTGCAGCAGGAAGTGTTCCTGTTTGGCGGCACCATCCGGGAGAACATCCAGTTCGGCAAGCTGGGCGCCACTGAATCGGAAGTCTGGGAAGCAGCTAAACGGGCACAGTTGGATACCTTCATCTGTGCCCAGCCGGACGGGCTGGACACGCTGATCGGTGAACGAGGCGTAAAGCTGTCCGGCGGACAAAAACAGCGGCTGTCTATTGCGCGGATGTTTTTAAAAAATCCGCCTATCCTTATTCTGGACGAGGCCACTTCTTCGCTGGATACCCTGACGGAAGCCGCTATCCAGCAGTCGCTGGCAGAGCTTTCCAAAGACCGCACCACGCTGATTATCGCCCACCGTCTGGCAACGGTCAGAACTGCCGACCGCATCGTAGTGCTGACCGAGCAGGGCATTAGCGAACAGGGCAGCCACGAGGAATTGCTGCTGCGGGATGGGGATTACAGACGTCTGCACCAGGCGCAGGCTGTGTGA
- a CDS encoding ferritin: protein MVNPKLQDAINSQIQAEFYSAYLYLSMSAYCESQNFTGFAHWLKLQYQEETEHALKLIGYLQERGGTVELKKIDAPPAEFGSPLQVFEQTLAHEQHVTSLIHQLYETAAAEKDYAAQIFLQWFITEQVEEEASATAVVERLRIIGDKSPGSILYIDKELGKRV, encoded by the coding sequence ATGGTTAATCCAAAACTGCAAGATGCAATCAACAGTCAAATTCAGGCGGAATTTTATTCAGCCTATCTTTATCTTTCCATGTCCGCTTACTGTGAAAGTCAGAATTTCACTGGTTTTGCCCATTGGCTCAAGCTGCAATACCAGGAGGAAACAGAGCATGCCCTGAAACTGATTGGCTACCTGCAGGAGCGGGGCGGAACGGTGGAATTAAAGAAAATTGACGCGCCGCCGGCCGAATTCGGCTCCCCGCTGCAAGTATTTGAACAAACGCTGGCCCATGAACAGCATGTGACCAGCCTGATTCATCAATTGTATGAAACTGCGGCGGCGGAAAAGGATTATGCGGCGCAAATCTTCCTGCAATGGTTCATTACCGAGCAGGTTGAGGAAGAAGCCAGCGCCACTGCTGTGGTGGAGAGACTGAGAATTATTGGTGACAAGAGTCCCGGCAGTATATTATACATCGACAAAGAACTGGGCAAACGCGTTTAA
- a CDS encoding amidohydrolase family protein, producing MKIIDAHIHFCQELYFDQIAELAGHENTSAHLKEQYAAHNIVHGVVMGNRSLELSDHHYPDDLSYCIGLDSTCFKVEEAVRQADLVEKHLLRKNCVGIKLYPGYNHFYLYDPVVDPFYQLAMQYKKPVAVHTGLTATSNALLKYSHPLILDEVAVRYPQVQFVMCHIGNPWLVDAIAVIEKNENVAADLSGILEGRIDRMTDFFAEKHGYINFLKVWLEYLDKYDRLLYGTDWPLANISNYIEFVAHIIPEKHHDKVFFDNANRIYQLGL from the coding sequence ATGAAAATTATTGATGCTCACATTCACTTTTGTCAGGAGCTTTACTTTGATCAGATTGCAGAACTGGCGGGCCATGAAAACACCAGCGCCCATCTGAAAGAACAATATGCCGCCCATAACATTGTTCATGGCGTGGTCATGGGCAACCGGAGCCTGGAGCTGAGTGACCACCATTATCCTGACGATCTTAGCTATTGCATTGGGCTGGACAGCACCTGTTTTAAGGTGGAAGAGGCGGTGCGGCAGGCTGATTTGGTAGAAAAGCATTTACTAAGAAAGAATTGTGTGGGCATTAAGCTCTATCCGGGTTACAATCACTTTTATCTTTACGATCCGGTGGTAGACCCATTTTATCAACTGGCAATGCAATATAAAAAACCCGTGGCTGTTCATACCGGTTTAACAGCCACCAGCAATGCGCTGCTGAAATACAGTCATCCTTTGATTTTGGATGAGGTCGCGGTACGCTATCCTCAGGTTCAGTTTGTCATGTGCCATATAGGCAATCCCTGGCTGGTAGACGCCATTGCGGTGATCGAGAAGAATGAAAATGTAGCTGCCGACCTTTCGGGAATTCTGGAAGGCCGGATCGATCGAATGACGGATTTTTTTGCCGAAAAGCACGGCTATATCAACTTCTTAAAAGTTTGGCTGGAGTATCTGGACAAGTATGACCGGCTGCTGTATGGAACCGACTGGCCGCTGGCTAATATCTCCAACTATATTGAATTTGTCGCGCATATTATTCCGGAAAAGCATCACGACAAAGTGTTTTTTGACAACGCCAACAGGATTTATCAGCTTGGCCTTTGA
- a CDS encoding 2-hydroxyacid dehydrogenase — translation MMSRKKVFVGQFMPDRGLAMLRQYFDVSYCDGASLSKEEFMVRAREVDALVAFMTDYIDRDILANCPGLKVIASFGKGFDNIDVQACTRQGILVTVNPDDLTASTAELAMTLLLALSRNVLPADTHIRAGHFQGWHPLHYLGSDVHGKTLGLVGFGAIGQAIARRAKGFEVNIRYYDSNQEAGAQCPDAQFAELPDLLAESDYVVIAVSLNPGSRHLLGAKEIALLKKGSYLINIGRGSTVDEAAVAEALLTNRLRGYAADVFAFEDQSIGVRPAYINDKLLRCSDRTVFTPHLGTGTVEARDRLSVSTARQLISALKGARPSGAVNYDAIYGV, via the coding sequence ATGATGTCTCGTAAAAAGGTGTTTGTAGGCCAGTTCATGCCTGACAGGGGACTGGCGATGCTTCGGCAGTATTTTGACGTCAGCTATTGCGACGGTGCGTCGCTGTCGAAAGAGGAGTTTATGGTTCGCGCCAGGGAAGTGGACGCGCTGGTGGCTTTTATGACCGATTACATTGACCGGGACATTCTGGCAAACTGCCCGGGACTGAAAGTAATCGCCAGCTTTGGGAAGGGGTTTGATAATATTGATGTGCAGGCCTGTACCCGCCAGGGTATTTTGGTTACGGTTAATCCGGACGACCTGACCGCGTCGACTGCCGAATTGGCCATGACGCTCCTGCTGGCGCTCAGCCGCAATGTATTGCCCGCTGATACCCATATCCGGGCCGGTCACTTTCAGGGTTGGCATCCCTTGCATTATCTGGGATCGGATGTTCATGGCAAAACGCTCGGGCTGGTGGGCTTTGGCGCCATTGGTCAAGCCATAGCCCGGCGGGCGAAAGGGTTTGAGGTCAATATCCGCTATTATGACAGCAATCAGGAGGCCGGGGCGCAATGCCCTGACGCGCAGTTTGCCGAACTGCCGGATTTATTAGCTGAAAGCGACTATGTGGTGATTGCGGTAAGCCTTAATCCCGGCAGCCGCCATCTGCTTGGGGCCAAGGAAATCGCGCTGCTGAAAAAAGGCAGCTATCTGATTAATATTGGAAGAGGCTCCACCGTCGACGAAGCGGCGGTGGCGGAAGCCCTTTTAACAAACCGTTTACGGGGCTATGCGGCTGATGTGTTTGCGTTCGAGGACCAGTCAATCGGCGTGCGGCCTGCGTATATCAATGACAAGCTGCTGCGGTGCAGCGACAGAACCGTTTTTACGCCGCATCTGGGTACGGGAACGGTAGAGGCGCGGGACCGGTTGTCGGTTTCAACCGCCAGGCAGCTGATCAGCGCGTTAAAAGGAGCAAGGCCGAGCGGCGCGGTGAACTATGACGCAATTTATGGCGTATGA
- the phnE gene encoding phosphonate ABC transporter, permease protein PhnE: MKEAKRRREGQWGLIMAVLAALIGGSTIFTAAVSWEALTSGKILTNLFSIVGEMFPPDPAIVGKLPKPIGETLAMSVMATLLAVLLSLPLAFLGAKTTCRSTAVRWAVKAVINALRTIPELIMAIIFVAAVGFGILPGILALGLHSVGMLGKFYAEAIERVDLGAIEAVEAVGGSRFHVILFGVIPQIITQVVDFTLYRWEYNFRASTVVGMVGAGGIGFELVSSLRLMQYQEVLAILIVVFGLVQLVDSFGNLIREKMLGKEEG; the protein is encoded by the coding sequence ATGAAGGAAGCTAAAAGAAGGCGTGAGGGTCAGTGGGGTTTGATCATGGCTGTGCTGGCCGCGCTCATTGGCGGTTCGACGATTTTTACCGCGGCCGTCAGCTGGGAGGCGCTGACTTCCGGCAAAATTTTAACCAACCTATTTTCCATTGTCGGTGAAATGTTCCCGCCGGACCCCGCAATTGTTGGAAAACTGCCCAAACCAATCGGCGAAACCCTGGCGATGAGTGTTATGGCAACCTTACTGGCGGTCCTGCTGTCGCTGCCACTGGCTTTTCTGGGGGCGAAGACCACCTGCCGCAGTACGGCGGTACGCTGGGCGGTAAAAGCGGTAATAAACGCACTCCGGACCATTCCGGAACTGATTATGGCCATTATCTTTGTGGCAGCGGTAGGCTTTGGCATTCTGCCCGGGATTTTGGCCTTGGGCCTGCATTCCGTAGGGATGCTGGGCAAGTTCTATGCCGAAGCGATCGAGCGGGTTGACCTGGGCGCCATCGAAGCGGTTGAGGCGGTAGGCGGATCGCGGTTTCATGTCATCCTCTTCGGCGTCATTCCCCAAATCATCACCCAGGTTGTGGATTTCACCCTTTACCGCTGGGAATACAACTTTCGGGCGTCGACGGTGGTGGGGATGGTCGGGGCGGGCGGCATTGGCTTTGAACTGGTATCTTCTCTCCGCTTGATGCAGTATCAGGAAGTTTTGGCCATATTGATCGTGGTGTTTGGGCTTGTGCAGCTGGTGGACAGCTTTGGCAACCTGATCCGCGAAAAGATGCTGGGAAAGGAAGAAGGATGA
- the phnD gene encoding phosphate/phosphite/phosphonate ABC transporter substrate-binding protein translates to MKFWLVSLLAITMLAVGCGGPAKTDSATNPAKLKIALLPDESPSTVIKNNEKLKEYLASVLKKDVELIVTTDYSSMIEAMRKGQIDIAYFGPLSYILLKQKMADVEPFAAKLEKGSPTYQGVIIASAASGISELSDIKGKTMAYGDQASTSSHLIPKQILLENKLKAGQDYKEVFVGAHDAVLKAVQNGNAQAGGLSKPIYDQLVEKKVVDTDKVKVIKLSPQYPNYPWVMRTSLDKNLQENIRQAFYGLKDKDILKALKADGFASIQDKDYDVIRNMVKILGIDLEKAQ, encoded by the coding sequence ATGAAGTTTTGGCTTGTTTCACTGTTAGCAATCACCATGCTGGCTGTGGGCTGCGGCGGTCCGGCAAAAACCGACTCGGCCACTAACCCGGCAAAGCTGAAAATCGCGCTATTGCCTGACGAGTCTCCTTCGACCGTCATTAAAAACAACGAAAAACTTAAAGAATACCTGGCTTCCGTACTCAAAAAGGATGTTGAGCTGATTGTAACGACCGACTATTCTTCAATGATTGAAGCAATGCGGAAAGGGCAAATTGATATTGCCTATTTCGGCCCTTTATCTTACATCCTGCTCAAGCAGAAAATGGCCGATGTGGAACCATTTGCGGCCAAGCTTGAAAAAGGGTCGCCTACGTACCAGGGCGTGATTATCGCCAGCGCCGCCAGCGGCATCAGCGAGTTGAGCGACATTAAAGGCAAGACAATGGCCTACGGGGACCAGGCGTCGACATCAAGCCATCTTATTCCGAAGCAAATTCTGCTGGAAAACAAGCTAAAGGCAGGCCAGGACTATAAAGAGGTTTTTGTGGGAGCGCATGATGCCGTCCTTAAAGCCGTCCAGAACGGCAACGCCCAGGCGGGGGGCTTGAGCAAGCCGATCTATGACCAGCTTGTGGAAAAGAAAGTTGTGGATACCGATAAGGTAAAAGTGATTAAGTTGTCGCCGCAATACCCCAATTACCCCTGGGTGATGAGAACCAGCCTGGATAAAAACCTTCAGGAAAACATCAGACAGGCTTTCTACGGGTTAAAAGACAAGGATATACTGAAAGCGCTCAAGGCGGATGGCTTTGCATCTATTCAGGATAAAGACTACGATGTCATCCGGAACATGGTCAAAATCCTGGGAATCGATTTGGAAAAGGCCCAATAA
- the phnC gene encoding phosphonate ABC transporter ATP-binding protein, which yields MIRFENVQKQFGRAKVLQGVTFAVKAGEFLVILGPSGAGKSTLLRCANGLVPPSDGTVYVNGMQVTRHNLHTLRKDIGFIFQHYNIVGNLNVMNNVLIGTLGRKSYWNFSFRREDRQAAEQAIAQVGLADKAFVRADKLSGGQKQRVGIARALVQEPKVILADEPVSNLDPVIGLEILSLLQTINETMGTTIICNLHHVEYARRFGHRIIGISGGRTVFDGKPAELDEKQLAAIYAAPKPCGEAEGSSNTAANG from the coding sequence ATGATTCGCTTTGAAAATGTCCAAAAACAATTTGGCCGGGCCAAGGTTCTGCAAGGTGTAACCTTTGCGGTGAAAGCCGGGGAGTTCCTGGTGATCCTGGGGCCAAGCGGCGCTGGGAAGTCGACGCTCCTCAGATGCGCCAACGGCTTGGTTCCTCCGTCTGATGGAACTGTTTATGTAAACGGAATGCAAGTGACAAGGCACAATCTTCACACGTTGCGGAAAGATATCGGCTTCATTTTTCAGCACTATAACATCGTCGGCAACCTGAATGTCATGAATAATGTGCTGATTGGGACACTGGGCCGCAAATCCTATTGGAATTTTAGCTTCCGCCGGGAGGACCGGCAGGCCGCCGAGCAAGCGATTGCGCAGGTGGGGCTGGCGGATAAAGCCTTTGTGCGGGCCGATAAATTGAGCGGGGGGCAAAAACAGCGGGTTGGAATTGCCCGGGCGCTTGTTCAGGAGCCCAAAGTGATTTTGGCGGACGAACCTGTATCCAATCTGGACCCGGTTATCGGCTTAGAGATATTGTCTCTTTTACAAACCATTAATGAAACCATGGGTACCACGATTATTTGCAACCTGCATCATGTCGAATATGCCCGCAGATTTGGCCATAGAATCATCGGTATCAGCGGCGGCAGGACAGTATTTGACGGAAAGCCGGCTGAATTGGATGAAAAGCAGCTTGCCGCCATTTACGCCGCGCCTAAGCCCTGCGGTGAGGCTGAGGGATCAAGCAATACAGCTGCAAATGGTTAA
- a CDS encoding LysR family transcriptional regulator, translating to MDLLYYLKTFVCLAESKTMKEAMNRLLYSQPTISTHLAHLDKYYGCPLLTYRNKQYFLTEEGACLYHHALKLLGLEAETAEAMAGYNNLKHGSFAVGASSNIGVYTLPRVLGVFNQNHPGIKVEVTIDKNYTIEKKVAEYQLGIGIVETDVSDVTLKTELLKREPLLLIVSPSHPWAGLKHIQVQELLQQPFVVGEPGSGTNRALERQIGALASQLKVSFRLGSTEAVKKAVENSLGISIVVGSSVTREIAMKTLAAVPIKGVNLYKDYRIISRKEGRLNESIKRFIALLRSIENMTNEREYRASS from the coding sequence ATGGATTTACTGTACTATTTGAAAACCTTTGTTTGTTTGGCCGAAAGTAAGACAATGAAGGAAGCCATGAACCGCCTCCTTTACTCTCAGCCCACCATTTCCACCCATTTGGCGCATTTGGATAAGTACTATGGCTGCCCCTTGTTGACCTACAGAAACAAACAGTACTTTCTGACTGAGGAAGGCGCCTGCCTGTACCATCATGCGCTGAAGCTGCTCGGACTGGAGGCGGAAACGGCGGAAGCGATGGCCGGATACAACAACCTGAAGCACGGTTCTTTCGCCGTCGGCGCAAGCAGCAATATCGGGGTTTATACGCTGCCCAGGGTGCTGGGCGTCTTTAATCAAAACCATCCCGGCATTAAAGTTGAGGTCACGATCGACAAAAATTATACGATCGAAAAAAAAGTCGCTGAATATCAGCTGGGGATCGGCATTGTTGAAACAGATGTCTCTGATGTTACCTTAAAAACAGAATTATTGAAACGCGAACCCCTGCTGTTGATCGTATCGCCTTCCCACCCCTGGGCCGGTTTGAAGCACATTCAGGTGCAGGAGCTCCTGCAGCAGCCATTTGTCGTTGGCGAACCCGGCTCGGGAACCAACCGGGCCCTGGAACGGCAAATCGGCGCCTTGGCCAGCCAGCTAAAAGTGTCCTTCCGGCTCGGCAGCACTGAAGCCGTGAAAAAAGCCGTTGAAAACTCTCTCGGCATATCCATTGTCGTCGGTTCGTCCGTCACCCGCGAAATCGCGATGAAAACACTGGCCGCAGTACCGATTAAAGGAGTTAACCTGTATAAAGACTATAGAATCATATCCCGTAAAGAGGGCCGTTTAAATGAAAGCATCAAGCGGTTTATTGCTTTATTGCGATCAATTGAAAACATGACGAATGAGCGTGAATATCGTGCATCAAGTTAA